The genome window GAAGTTCGATTTTCTCCATTTCCAAAAGAGGGGCAATAACAATAAACATAATTAAAATGACAAAGACAACATCGATAAGAGGTGTTAAATTGATAGAGGGCTCTTCTTCTATTACTCTTCTTTGAAAAAATCGCATGTCCTAAGAACCTTTAATTTAAATCAACTTTTCTGTAGCGCATTTCGAGCGTTGCTAAAAGCTCCCTTGAAAAACTGATCATGTCGGTTTCAAAGTCTTTCAAAGAATTTTTTAAATAATTATAGCCAATGAGCGCAGGAATTGCGTCAATAAGCCCAAGAACAGTTGTTGCAAGAGCGAGGGAGAGCCCATTTAAAACTGTTTGGTGTGCTGGTCCTCCCTGAGCTTGCAGTTCAGAAAATGTTGTTAAAATTCCCCAGACTGTTCCGAGCAACCCTAAAAAAGGAGCAAGGGTAATAATCGTAGCCAAGATAAAAAGATTTTGCTCTAAATGCTTGCTTTCTTTAGACACTGTTGTAAGTAGCTTTGCCTCGACACAATCGATATCCCCCTGGGAGAGGAAAGAAGTTTCAGCGGTAGCATGTTGGTGTTTAAGAAAATGATGATTTTTATTAAGGAGTTCTAAAGAGACCTTTTTTAAAGAGAGATAGATCTCCTTGAAAGAACTAGAGGGTACCGTAATGTCATGGTCGAGATTAAGAACTTGCCCTTTCTGTTTTTCTAGCCTTTCTTTGAATTTAAAAGAATTTTTCTTAGTAATTAAAGTCTGGCGAGTCTTATATATAATGATTATCCAACTTAAAATAGATAAGATAATTAATCCGATAAAAATTAGTTTACCTAGAAAGTCGGAATGAATATAAGAATCAAAGAAAGGGTTGTTAATTAATAAAATTTTTAGTAACATACATTTTCTTCATTAATTTAAGTCTCATTAAACGAAAGTTTGGTTTGACAAAGAGGAGGTCAACATTTTGCTGAAGCAAATAATTTATTTTTGCTTTGTCTTGGTATCTTGTTTTAACACTATTTCTATTGAAGCTCAAGAATTATCCTCTCCCGAATCACCCGCTCATATAACCCTTTTTGCTGAAAAACAAGCCATTACGACAAATGATTCATTTTGGGTCTCTCTTCAATTCACTCTCGAAGATTCGTGGCATGCTTATTGGAAAAATCCAGGTGACGCAGGCATGGCCCCTTCTATTGATTGGCAGCTTCCCGATGGGTTTAGGGTAGAGAGGGTGGAATGGCCAGTTCCCCAGAAGTT of Chlamydiales bacterium STE3 contains these proteins:
- a CDS encoding putative TolQ protein (Product derived from UniProtKB/Trembl:Q6MA28;Gene name derived from UniProtKB/Trembl:Q6MA28); translated protein: MLLKILLINNPFFDSYIHSDFLGKLIFIGLIILSILSWIIIIYKTRQTLITKKNSFKFKERLEKQKGQVLNLDHDITVPSSSFKEIYLSLKKVSLELLNKNHHFLKHQHATAETSFLSQGDIDCVEAKLLTTVSKESKHLEQNLFILATIITLAPFLGLLGTVWGILTTFSELQAQGGPAHQTVLNGLSLALATTVLGLIDAIPALIGYNYLKNSLKDFETDMISFSRELLATLEMRYRKVDLN